The Anopheles merus strain MAF unplaced genomic scaffold, AmerM5.1 LNR4000752, whole genome shotgun sequence genome includes a region encoding these proteins:
- the LOC121602992 gene encoding F-box only protein 25-like, whose protein sequence is MPFISKDWRSPGDSWVKTDEGWEKLKVLECVKRKRCISECSSTSDTENDTENGDNEVVPPHCHITLKCTREIAGFNGLGEAVRRLDFRSSVRDGRRFNYVCALLRLLVSGKGITSLPGGAQRLLLQMLEEVATYVSDSQQNINVLRGLVQQLRALLNQENQKCWGKPLGSQSLWAEHVQTIQRIQDIASQIEIKEPGPNIRPKLHDLPEECVREIILRITDYKDLEASASAWSLMAALISEQRVWRELSHYHFTKQQIDVVLEKMCLQDTKERHRNWQAIYHALRKMYGVREELQYAEILAFCRLCRCLFWPSAGHPCIVDQCPDFRQRVQEAGNSNSNETQPVPPAKFLQYFSL, encoded by the exons ATGCATTTCGGAATGCAGCAGCACCAGTGACACCGAGAACGACACTGAGAATGG CGACAACGAAGTAGTACCGCCACACTGTCACATCACGCTGAAGTGCACCCGGGAGATTGCCGGCTTCAACGGGCTCGGGGAGGCGGTCCGGCGGCTCGATTTCCGCAGCTCGGTACGGGACGGCCGTCGGTTTAACTACGTCTGTGCGCTGCTCCGGCTGCTCGTGTCCGGCAAGGGCATCACCAGCCTTCCGGGCGGTGCCCAGCGGCTGCTGCTCCAGATGCTGGAGGAGGTGGCGACGTACGTGAGCGACTCGCAGCAGAACATTAACGTGCTGCGGGGGCTGGTGCAGCAGCTGCGCGCGCTGCTGAACCAGGAGAACCAAAAGTGCTGGGGCAAACCGCTCGGCAGCCAGAGCCTGTGGGCCGAGCACGTGCAAACCATCCAGCGCATACAGGATATAGCTAGTCAGATTGAAATTAAGGAG CCCGGTCCAAACATTCGTCCAAAACTACACGACCTGCCCGAGGAGTGTGTGCGCGAGATCATACTCCGAATCACCGACTACAAGGATCTGGAAGCGTCGGCCTCCGCCTGGTCGCTGATGGCCGCCCTCATCTCCGAGCAGCGGGTGTGGCGCGAGCTGTCCCACTACCACTTCACCAAGCAGCAGATCGATGTGGTGCTGGAGAAGATGTGTCTGCAGGATACGAAGGAGCGGCACCGCAACTGGCAGGCGATCTACCACGCCTTGCGCAA GATGTACGGTGTGCGGGAGGAGCTTCAGTATGCGGAAATTCTAGCGTTCTGTCGGCTGTGTCGCTGCCTGTTCTGGCCTTCCGCGGGCCATCCGTGCATCGTCGACCAGTGTCCCGACTTTCGGCAGCGCGTCCAGGAGGcgggcaacagcaacagcaacgaaaCACAGCCCGTGCCGCCGGCAAAGTTTCTGCAATACTTTTCGCTGTAA